The Macrobrachium rosenbergii isolate ZJJX-2024 chromosome 8, ASM4041242v1, whole genome shotgun sequence genome includes a region encoding these proteins:
- the LOC136840599 gene encoding mucin-2-like codes for MPSNLQRLAAVCCTLCICATALQQHSSYRLVVGDGGYARILKPAPSISDLTLAAWVNITQFPYGVAPILTAVSPEADSQVAFFLRHDGLGILWGGPLPVQPYQMDQVDRHPRTQWTPVEQIPQKRQRRDAVDYSVGLGDIENIMADSRKGRSFDTWTPYSFVDVDTMGVADLEASPSGLNDDLHLLPTRDGFSRSESYNDWTVVPYELTMQESDPYDLHLKEPEPRIITEPSGDDDFVLFNWNVPQQPKPSIPQSPNEWSPMWHPNKEPKDVASQEEIKHSSTEKITWENNAGWSSQVTEVKLGPNHWNPYGIRGTSFTNQSPTQQASTTTTTLRPTTTTQRKTTVWPTRTTTSRPITRPSESRLSTQRLTTRRTTQFPTTTTPTPPHSIHYDTHQLKPSSHNTPRVTTTRREHTREPNKPRQTPSLSRQSTRMPLWKLINQPNSHQSSSHSDSETTTLPPTTTTPTQSTQTTTTIKTTSTTQKPIRTPTTRKSLPQTTLSRATTLQPKAASAIRFTSPQGESTEKPQVTGLKSKVSIWSTAEDILKHKEQNHSEKWSDKTYGNANNVNKQKAVQIRPHHIEEFKRAMEGLPAIKDGNTAIVYSVPITNVDAFNAMYEHYQSQSAPEPPKTTKAPTIVSEETLVVHEEETNENQLGENNLHFRDTIPFGFSNEQEDAFEETVAPAILTEEKAVLIPTEEPLPPTPSRSDIPIKDDDESSPTKPHSDIPVVHYVQPTRKYVGVIEEAASKLSPSIIKFTEDNAQHFHKQPTIIAAKEEQDNLDAHGIISEKPTTVTSSTIPPPDTTTESYKKNVTSTLPDISEPATAKTSLRNSGYRPTIPPITDFSTKTAGTDKPLIIHQFNPSLPEKSELPISAKPTTEATTTTTTATTQGTLHFKTNAHSSPPKNQSSEGDNIPLQSNNFAVFHISEDDIPYYPEERVPPAEEVFSVDEIYPEGILVTQEETQPVSHYQEPTHLYHQQLPPEYKYEAAPHPIAYGGPVNQAPDPKTDESGNIQYSADPQTLLEQGLLPQPVHYVGSQEEANKWMENQHEQESQVEERIFAVDSSDTVNTVTDEPIPDPESPFPASSNFHFRKLPVEFLENQWYHIVFTWSSKDHQVGVYINGELAGTLTNVLSGKNVLEGGGLTILGQTLLPDLTDFDPTSQFIGEMSDINLWGQRFGPDAVRALYQCRTDISISPVLNWQQLSMRFYSDVTTHENNLLCGA; via the coding sequence GTTGGCAGCGGTGTGTTGCACCCtgtgcatttgtgctacagctttgCAGCAACATTCATCATATCGCCTAGTTGTTGGAGATGGAGGCTATGCTCGTATTCTGAAACCAGCACCTTCTATTTCTGACCTTACTCTTGCTGCTTGGGTAAACATTACACAGTTCCCATATGGAGTCGCACCTATACTAACAGCTGTATCGCCAGAAGCCGACAGCCAAGTGGCTTTTTTCCTCAGACATGATGGACTGGGAATACTCTGGGGAGGGCCACTTCCTGTTCAACCATACCAGATGGACCAAGTAGATCGCCATCCACGAACACAATGGACCCCAGTAGAGCAAATCCCGCAAAAAAGGCAGCGAAGAGATGCCGTCGATTACAGTGTTGGACTTGGAGACATAGAAAATATCATGGCAGACTCACGCAAAGGTCGCTCCTTCGACACATGGACACCGTACAGTTTTGTTGATGTGGATACAATGGGTGTGGCAGACCTAGAGGCTTCTCCATCTGGGCTGAATGATGACCTTCATCTCCTTCCAACTCGAGATGGCTTTTCAAGGTCAGAATCCTACAATGATTGGACAGTTGTTCCCTATGAACTAACTATGCAAGAAAGTGACCCGTATGACCTGCACTTAAAAGAACCAGAACCAAGGATAATCACAGAGCCCTCGGGTGATGATGACTTTGTCCTCTTCAACTGGAATGTACCTCAACAACCGAAGCCCTCAATACCACAGTCACCAAATGAGTGGTCCCCAATGTGGCACCCAAACAAAGAACCCAAAGATGTGGCCAGTCAAGAGGAGATAAAACATTCATCAACTGAGAAAATTACTTGGGAAAATAATGCTGGGTGGTCCTCACAAGTGACAGAGGTCAAATTGGGACCCAACCACTGGAATCCTTATGGAATAAGAGGAACATCCTTCACAAACCAAAGCCCGACGCAGCAAGcttcaacaactacaacaacactTCGCCCTACTACCACTACACAAAGAAAAACGACTGTTTGGCCCACAAGGACAACTACATCTCGACCAATAACTAGGCCAAGTGAATCACGTCTCTCAACACAAAGGTTAACAACAAGGAGGACAACACAGTTCCCAACAACCACCACCCCGACTCCTCCTCATTCAATTCACTATGACACACACCAGCTTAAGCCCAGCTCACATAACACACCAAGAGTTACCACCACAAGGAGAGAACATACCCGAGAGCCAAACAAACCACGTCAAACCCCTTCACTATCCAGACAATCAACACGTATGCCTCTGTGGAAACTCATAAACCAACCAAATTCTCATCAATCTTCATCTCATTCCGATAGTGAAACAACCACATTACCACCTACGACCACAACACCTACACAATCAACACAAACAACTACTACAATAAAAACCACCTCAACAACGCAGAAACCAATAAGAACTCCAACCACAAGGAAGAGTCTGCCGCAAACCACACTCTCAAGAGCAACAACTTTGCAACCAAAAGCTGCTTCGGCTATTCGTTTTACATCACCACAGGGTGAATCAACAGAAAAGCCTCAGGTAACAGGACTGAAATCAAAGGTATCCATTTGGTCAACAGCTGAAGATATTCTTAAACATAAGGAGCAAAATCACAGTGAAAAATGGAGTGACAAAACATATGGAAATGCAAATAATGTGAATAAGCAAAAAGCAGTACAAATCAGACCTCATCACATAGAAGAATTCAAACGTGCAATGGAAGGGCTCCCTGCAATCAAAGATGGAAATACAGCTATTGTCTACTCAGTGCCAATCACAAATGTTGATGCATTTAATGCCATGTATGAACATTACCAATCGCAATCAGCACCAGAACCACCTAAAACAACAAAGGCTCCCACTATCGTTAGTGAAGAAACTTTAGTGGTACATGAAGAGGAGACAAATGAAAATCAACTGggagaaaataatttgcactttaGAGATACCATTCCTTTTGGATTCTCAAATGAGCAAGAGGATGCCTTTGAGGAGACAGTTGCTCCTGCCATTCTAACAGAGGAGAAAGCTGTACTAATTCCAACTGAGGAGCCACTACCACCTACTCCTTCAAGAAGTGATATACCtatcaaagatgatgatgaatcatCCCCAACTAAACCACATAGTGATATACCTGTTGTACACTATGTTCAGCCAACTAGAAAATATGTGGGAGTAATTGAAGAGGCAGCTAGCAAACTTtccccttcaatcatcaaatttACAGAGGATAATGCTCAGCATTTCCATAAACAGCCAACTATTATAGCTGCTAAAGAAGAACAAGATAATCTGGATGCACATGGAATCATCTCCGAAAAGCCTACAACAGTTACATCAAGTACTATTCCACCACCTGACACAACCACTGAAAGCTACAAGAAAAATGTAACTAGCACTTTACCAGATATTTCAGAACCAGCAACAGCTAAAACTTCTCTACGCAATTCAGGATACAGACCTACTATTCCACCGATTACAGATTTCTCAACAAAAACTGCGGGAACAGACAAACCTCTAATAATACATCAATTTAATCCATCTTTGCCAGAAAAATCTGAACTGCCAATATCTGCAAAACCCACAACAGAAGcaaccactactactacaactgctACTACACAAGGAACACTTCACTTCAAAACTAATGCTCATTCTAGCCCACCAAAAAATCAGTCAAGTGAGGGAGATAATATCCCGCTACAATCTAAtaattttgcagtatttcataTAAGTGAAGATGACATTCCTTATTATCCAGAAGAAAGGGTGCCACCAGCTGAAGAAGTGTTCTCTGTTGATGAGATATACCCTGAAGGAATTCTAGTAACACAAGAGGAAACCCAACCTGTTTCCCATTACCAAGAACCCACTCATCTCTATCATCAGCAACTGCCACCAGAGTATAAATATGAAGCTGCCCCTCACCCAATTGCTTATGGAGGTCCTGTTAACCAAGCACCAGACCCTAAAACTGATGAATCAGGCAACATACAGTACAGTGCTGACCCACAAACTTTATTAGAGCAAGGATTGTTGCCCCAACCAGTGCATTATGTAGGTTCACAAGAGGAAGCTAACAAATGGATGGAAAATCAACATGAGCAGGAGTCCCAAGTTGAAGAACGTATCTTTGCTGTTGATTCTAGTGATACGGTAAATACTGTAACAGATGAACCTATTCCTGACCCTGAAAGCCCCTTTCCCGCTAGCAGTAACTTCCACTTTAGaaaactgcctgttgaatttctGGAAAATCAGTGGTACCATATTGTCTTCACTTGGAGTAGTAAGGATCACCAAGTTGGAGTTTATATTAATGGAGAACTTGCTGGGACACTAACCAATGTCCTTTCTGGTAAAAATGTTCTTGAGGGTGGTGGATTAACAATCCTGGGTCAAACTCTCTTACCTGACCTGACTGACTTTGACCCTACTTCACAGTTCATAGGTGAAATGAGTGACATTAACTTATGGGGACAACGTTTTGGACCTGATGCAGTCCGAGCACTGTATCAATGTAGAACAGATATTTCGATTTCCCCAGTTTTAAATTGGCAACAGCTTTCTATGAGGTTTTACAGTGATGTTACCACTCATGAAAATAACCTTTTATGTGGAGCATGA